The Gouania willdenowi chromosome 5, fGouWil2.1, whole genome shotgun sequence sequence GTTTGcgttaatttttgttttaattaaaacactggagggaaaacaaaagcacagttgtttgcacattgtgcaAGAAATAGTTTACTTTGCTTTTCAGCTCCCGttagcacctcagtgctaaacatgtagcatacAGATAGCTGCTAGCATAGACGTTATATGgctgctagcacctcaatgctaaacatgtagcatacAGCTAGCTGCTAGCATAGACGTTATATGgctgctagcacctcaatgccaaACATGTAGCATACAGCTAgctgctagcacctcaatgctaaacatgtagcatacAGCTAGCTGCTAGCATAGACGTTATATGgctgctagcacctcagtgctaaacatgtagcatacAGATAGCTGCTAGCATAGACGTTATATGgctgctagcacctcaatgctaaacatgtagcatatAGCTAGCAtggacactcggacagtgctagctACATGCTCCGAGGTTGctgtgtctccaatccacactcgacaacatgacagggttcagagcctaAATGAATACGTCCATTACTGACTAATGAACAAAGTCACTGGATAAATgcttgtagtggacagtcgaccactctcggTGGTGGAGGATGTGGGGCTAGAAACGGTGCTACAGAATATGgggcgcatgctaaaataaaacagtaacatttagcaacaaaccatgtttataaaaacgtatgtgatttttttttttaatgtgtatgaacgtagatttgtgtctttattatttaataataagaattgaaaaaaaatacaacttttcattaaaataaaaagaaaaaaacttaaagcctttatcattaaaaaaaaaaaaagtttaatcaaaaataaatattttcaattaaaaaaacagtgtttaaatgcaaaaaatgtctGAGACCCAagtaattgcatttgaacacttttagttgaattttttaattatattgaaGTCATATATTTTTCGTATTTGGGCCATGTTATGGGTagtatgtttgtgtatttattattcaatcaaaaaataaaacatttcaatcaaagaaaaaaaaaatcaacatttaaagttaaatattaaatctaaatgagatTTTATTGTGGTACTTCAGGTGAATTTGCATtgtagctaaatatttagtttcacccatgacatttagatttaacattcagattgtgtgtgtaaataagTTTCCCATTGGGGATTAATAGAGTTTCTCTaatctctaatatatatatatatatatatatatatatatatatatctgtgtgCATGTACGCagtatttatatatacacagatgtgtatgtatatatagtataaatACTGTtatcatatatacatatagtcTTAAGAAGCAGGATTATAATATGTGATTATTAAATGATGGAGAAGGATTagaataaatatgttttacttcttTCTAGCCCTTTTCAGACATTTTATGCTGGATATTATAGGTAAACACATCTTTCCATTCTAAGAGACAGTGTTAGAAATGAACTAAACAATGCAGAGGCCTGtcctgtaaaatgtttttattttattttattttttgttataatgCAAGAATTAAACTTTAATATCCAGATAAGACAATACAAATACAGGTGATATCCAGTCACATGGCTGCTTATACTGTATTTGTCTGCTGTGTGAGTTTAGTTTCAGGTCTGTGTTAAATGTTGGTTCTCATGCATGAGCCTCAGCAGCTTCTTTATTCTCTTTACTTTGTGTCACAGGAGACCAAAGACCATCCTGATGGATCTTTTGGACGACTTCGATAGCTTCgtccaggaggaggagttgAACAATCTCCTTCCTGAGGTTGATGATGTGTTGGAGCTCTTTCCAGAGATCGCAGATGTGGTGCTCTGGGCTTCTAACCATATGGTGtcatctcctcctccttctcctcctcctcctcctccatctcctcctcTTTGTCACTATCCTGCTCCACCACCAACTGGACTCCAAGTAAGACATCACCCAAACACATGGAGCCAATCTGGGCAACATCCCAGCATGCATTTGTTCATCCATCAATGAAAATatctgttttaatatttttttcaatggtaaaatatgtgaaagcttgattattttatatattttaataattgttaactatacaTATGTGtttaactgtacatagaactgtaacacagttccccaggtttgcgttaaattatgattgacaatttttataggattatcatggcaattacagttgcaaagtcaattatctgagctAAATTACAGATATGACAgtgacatattttaaaaaatgcaattacaattataactacaccataattgtaattaattatcaaatacCATACaggttataattataattgacaccaaccctggtgTTTAGTTTGTTGGTGGATGGTTGATGCCATGACAGAgtctaatatttatgtttttgtgtctccAGTCTGACAGCGTTCCATTCCTCATGCCTGAaggaaacaatttttttcacctttttggaGAACggtaagaaaaacaaacaaacaaacaaacaaacagacttgATCGATCACAGATGTTGgtccacatgtttgtgacaTGATTTCTCATCCAgcgtgtttatgtttttatctttgtagaGATTGCGATGGTGTAGTGGCTGCCATGACATCAGAGGCCGTGGAACCCGTCCCAGTTCCAAAGTGAGTGTCCTTGAgttgttttaattgtcttttttctgaGAAACTCTAGATCAGAGTgtctccctgctctctctctctactacTCTCAGCTACTGTTTCCCTGCCCTGCTCactgtttgcattttgtttttcaggaaaagaAAGCATGAGGAGGATAAGAGGACGTATATCAAGAAACCTCCCAACGCGTTTATGCTTTTCCTCAAAAGCCAGAGGAAGACGGTACAGGAAGAGCTCGGCATTAAGAACAGTGCCGTAGTAAA is a genomic window containing:
- the LOC114463355 gene encoding transcription factor 7-like 1-D isoform X1, coding for MFFSVYNKENTLKNHQRPFLNIVIQTFNRLLPCSQETMRPKTILMDLLDDFDSFVQEEELNNLLPEVDDVLELFPEIADVVLWASNHMVSSPPPSPPPPPPSPPLCHYPAPPPTGLQSDSVPFLMPEGNNFFHLFGERDCDGVVAAMTSEAVEPVPVPKKRKHEEDKRTYIKKPPNAFMLFLKSQRKTVQEELGIKNSAVVNKVLSERWKSLPAEQRDVFKAEAEAKAKIHALNNPGWSNKVNYGKKSKKSNAKAPPLPPPSC
- the LOC114463355 gene encoding transcription factor 7-like 1-D isoform X2, whose product is MAVRRPKTILMDLLDDFDSFVQEEELNNLLPEVDDVLELFPEIADVVLWASNHMVSSPPPSPPPPPPSPPLCHYPAPPPTGLQSDSVPFLMPEGNNFFHLFGERDCDGVVAAMTSEAVEPVPVPKKRKHEEDKRTYIKKPPNAFMLFLKSQRKTVQEELGIKNSAVVNKVLSERWKSLPAEQRDVFKAEAEAKAKIHALNNPGWSNKVNYGKKSKKSNAKAPPLPPPSC